One part of the Ochrobactrum quorumnocens genome encodes these proteins:
- a CDS encoding hydantoinase B/oxoprolinase family protein, translating to MREPRMSGTGSGVWDFWIDRGGTFTDVIGRDPQGTLHARKVLSENPSAYKDAAVHGIRLHLGLTTGEPVPAGLIGEVRMGTTVATNALLERKGERLALITTKGFRDALRIGYQERKNIFATEIIKPEALYNSVTELNERVRADGTVEKALDPAEAAAALHSLKEQGYKSIAIALMHAYKFPEHEAEIARIAREIGFEQVSVSHEVSPLIKLVGRGDTTVVDAYLSPVLRRYVAQVSNELDVERTGARVMFMMSSGGLTAADLFQGKDAILSGPAGGVVGLARTGETAGFGQVIGFDMGGTSTDVAHFDGEYERAFETEVAGVRVRAPMMLIHTVAAGGGSILHYDAGRFRVGPDSAGANPGPACYRNGGPLAVTDANVMLGKLIPDYFPAIFGPEQNQPLDVARVRELFTDLAAQIGDGRSPETVADGFIRIAVANMVEAIKKISVQRGYDVTRYALSCFGGAGGQHACLVADALGMKNILIHPMSGLLSAYGMGLADIRATRQKALGVSLDASAPAALNVLAEELALECVAELTTQGIETDAIKRHLRAHIRYAGTDTVLSIEATFPSEDSAQRLRSEFEIAHKRRFGFIAENKALVIDAVEVEAVGGGAGETETSLPLESDLEAETAKRSSFFSHGEFHDAGVVIREKIQRGQTVTGPAIIIEKNQTIVIEDGWQARLTQHDHIVLTRIKALPLRTAIGTEADPVMLEIFNNLFMSIAEQMGVTLQNTAYSVNIKERLDFSCAVFDAEGNLVANAPHMPVHLGSMDASVATAIRENTDIKPGDVFLINAPYNGGTHLPDLTVCTPVFDDENREIRFWVASRGHHADIGGIAPGSMSPLAVNIEQEGVYIDNFKLVDRGTFREDALSTLLTGATYPVRNLTQNVNDLKAQIAANEKGVAELKKIIGLFGEDVVKAYMGHVQDNAAESVRRVLDKLPDGHFTYEMDQGCQIEVRVTIDRDKREATVDFTGTSEQRPDNFNAPEPVTRAAVLYVFRVLVEGDIPMNAGCLRPIKIIVPQGSMLSPRFPAAVVAGNVEVSQAVTNCLFGATKAMAAAQGTMNNLTFGNDEYQYYETICSGAPAGPGFNGADAVHTHMTNSRLTDPEILETRFPVLLEDFHIREGSGGKGKWHAGDGTKRTIRALKTLDFAILSGHRRVAPFGLEGGEPGQTGRNEVRRKDGTVEVLGNCDQTVLEAGEAFTVVTPTGGGFGKA from the coding sequence ATGAGGGAGCCAAGAATGAGCGGAACGGGAAGCGGGGTGTGGGACTTCTGGATCGACCGTGGTGGCACATTCACCGACGTCATCGGACGCGACCCGCAGGGCACTCTTCATGCACGCAAGGTTCTCTCCGAAAACCCGTCAGCCTATAAGGACGCAGCCGTTCACGGCATCCGTTTGCATCTTGGCCTGACCACTGGCGAGCCAGTTCCAGCAGGGCTGATTGGCGAAGTGCGCATGGGCACCACCGTTGCCACGAATGCACTTCTCGAGCGTAAGGGCGAACGGCTGGCACTTATCACCACCAAGGGCTTCCGTGACGCTCTGCGCATCGGTTATCAGGAACGCAAAAACATCTTTGCGACCGAAATAATCAAGCCAGAAGCGCTTTATAATAGTGTGACCGAGCTAAATGAGCGCGTCCGTGCAGACGGCACAGTCGAAAAAGCGCTCGATCCTGCCGAGGCAGCAGCTGCGCTGCATTCTCTTAAAGAACAGGGCTATAAGTCGATCGCAATTGCCCTCATGCATGCCTATAAGTTTCCTGAGCATGAGGCTGAAATCGCTCGCATTGCGCGCGAAATCGGATTTGAACAAGTATCCGTCAGCCATGAAGTCTCTCCCCTGATCAAGCTTGTCGGGCGTGGCGATACGACTGTGGTCGATGCTTATCTTTCGCCTGTCCTTCGCCGCTATGTCGCACAGGTTTCCAATGAACTCGACGTCGAACGCACTGGCGCTCGCGTTATGTTCATGATGTCATCGGGTGGCCTTACCGCCGCTGATCTGTTTCAGGGCAAAGATGCAATTCTGTCCGGCCCTGCGGGTGGTGTCGTAGGTCTCGCCCGTACCGGTGAGACTGCCGGATTCGGTCAAGTCATCGGCTTTGATATGGGCGGCACGTCAACCGACGTCGCCCATTTTGATGGCGAATATGAGCGCGCCTTTGAGACAGAAGTCGCGGGCGTCCGTGTTCGTGCGCCGATGATGCTGATCCATACAGTCGCTGCTGGCGGTGGCTCTATCCTGCATTACGATGCTGGACGTTTCCGCGTTGGACCAGATTCGGCGGGTGCAAACCCCGGCCCTGCCTGCTATCGTAATGGTGGGCCACTCGCTGTCACAGACGCCAATGTCATGCTTGGCAAATTAATCCCCGATTACTTCCCTGCGATTTTTGGACCTGAGCAGAATCAACCGCTCGATGTCGCGCGCGTGCGTGAGTTGTTCACAGATCTGGCCGCTCAGATTGGCGACGGCCGTTCGCCGGAGACAGTGGCAGACGGCTTCATCCGCATTGCTGTGGCCAATATGGTCGAGGCGATCAAGAAAATCTCCGTCCAGCGCGGCTATGATGTCACCCGCTACGCGTTAAGCTGCTTCGGTGGGGCTGGCGGTCAGCATGCTTGCCTCGTTGCTGACGCACTCGGCATGAAGAACATCCTTATTCATCCAATGTCGGGTCTGCTTTCAGCCTACGGTATGGGTCTCGCGGATATTCGCGCAACGCGTCAGAAAGCTCTGGGCGTATCACTTGATGCTTCGGCACCTGCCGCACTGAATGTCCTTGCCGAAGAACTCGCACTAGAATGCGTTGCGGAACTCACAACACAAGGCATCGAAACCGATGCCATCAAGCGACATCTGCGTGCGCATATCCGTTATGCGGGTACGGATACGGTGCTTTCAATTGAAGCAACCTTCCCTTCTGAGGACAGCGCCCAACGTTTGCGTTCGGAATTTGAAATCGCACATAAGCGCCGTTTCGGGTTCATTGCAGAAAACAAGGCATTGGTCATCGATGCTGTTGAAGTCGAAGCAGTTGGCGGTGGTGCAGGCGAAACGGAAACGAGCCTCCCTCTCGAAAGCGATCTGGAGGCGGAAACCGCGAAGCGCTCTAGCTTCTTTTCCCATGGGGAATTCCATGATGCAGGCGTTGTTATTCGCGAGAAGATCCAGCGTGGCCAGACTGTTACCGGCCCTGCAATCATCATCGAAAAGAACCAGACGATTGTCATCGAAGATGGTTGGCAAGCCCGCCTGACCCAGCATGATCATATCGTTCTGACACGTATCAAGGCACTCCCTTTGCGCACAGCAATCGGTACAGAAGCCGATCCGGTGATGCTTGAGATTTTCAACAATCTCTTCATGTCTATTGCAGAGCAAATGGGCGTAACGCTCCAGAACACGGCCTATTCGGTCAACATCAAAGAACGTCTCGATTTCTCTTGCGCCGTGTTTGATGCAGAAGGCAATCTGGTTGCCAATGCACCGCACATGCCAGTGCATCTCGGCTCCATGGATGCGTCCGTTGCAACGGCTATCCGTGAGAACACAGATATCAAGCCGGGCGACGTGTTCCTGATCAACGCGCCTTACAATGGTGGAACGCACCTGCCCGATTTGACCGTCTGCACGCCAGTGTTTGACGATGAAAATCGTGAAATTCGGTTCTGGGTTGCAAGCCGTGGTCACCATGCCGACATTGGAGGCATCGCGCCTGGTTCAATGTCGCCCTTGGCAGTGAACATTGAGCAGGAAGGCGTCTATATCGACAACTTCAAGCTGGTTGATCGTGGTACTTTCCGGGAAGATGCTCTCTCAACACTTCTGACAGGCGCGACCTATCCGGTGCGCAACCTCACTCAGAACGTCAACGATCTGAAAGCGCAGATTGCGGCTAATGAAAAGGGCGTCGCTGAGCTTAAAAAAATCATCGGCCTCTTCGGCGAAGATGTCGTCAAAGCTTATATGGGCCATGTTCAGGACAACGCAGCTGAAAGTGTGCGCCGTGTTCTCGACAAGCTGCCAGACGGTCATTTCACCTATGAAATGGATCAGGGTTGCCAGATCGAAGTTCGGGTCACAATTGACCGCGATAAGCGCGAAGCAACGGTCGATTTCACCGGCACCTCAGAACAACGTCCAGACAACTTCAATGCACCCGAACCCGTAACGCGTGCTGCAGTGCTGTACGTGTTCCGCGTGTTGGTTGAAGGCGACATTCCGATGAATGCCGGATGCCTGCGGCCGATCAAGATCATCGTTCCGCAAGGCTCGATGCTCTCTCCACGCTTCCCGGCTGCTGTTGTAGCAGGCAATGTCGAAGTCAGTCAGGCAGTCACCAATTGTCTGTTTGGCGCAACCAAGGCGATGGCTGCAGCGCAAGGCACCATGAATAATCTCACATTCGGCAATGACGAGTATCAGTATTACGAAACCATCTGCTCCGGCGCGCCAGCCGGGCCGGGATTTAATGGTGCTGATGCGGTCCATACGCATATGACCAATTCCCGCCTTACCGATCCAGAAATTCTGGAAACACGTTTCCCGGTATTGCTGGAAGACTTTCATATCCGCGAAGGCTCTGGTGGAAAGGGTAAGTGGCATGCAGGTGATGGCACCAAGCGCACGATCCGTGCACTGAAGACGCTCGACTTTGCAATTTTGTCTGGTCATCGTCGGGTAGCACCATTCGGTCTTGAAGGCGGCGAACCGGGTCAGACCGGACGCAACGAAGTGCGCCGCAAGGATGGCACCGTTGAGGTGCTCGGCAATTGCGACCAGACCGTGCTTGAAGCAGGTGAAGCCTTTACCGTTGTGACGCCAACAGGCGGTGGCTTTGGTAAAGCCTGA
- a CDS encoding winged helix DNA-binding protein: protein MGNKRDSEIAAEMPEQGFDEVSLPKHLRSVASLGPIVSSAHLAEGGSPGMSEVEYGLILASHAFSRWMVRCMAAAGLPGLSPIEVLILHSIRHRGREKKLADICLVLDIEDTHIATYAIRKLEKAGLLTTGKASKEKTVKITEKGAEACARYAQIRERLLVDSTANARPSEETLSEVAALLRFMSGAFNQATRSAITL, encoded by the coding sequence ATGGGGAATAAGAGAGACTCGGAAATAGCGGCAGAAATGCCAGAGCAGGGCTTCGATGAAGTTTCACTGCCAAAGCATCTGCGTTCTGTTGCCTCTCTCGGTCCTATTGTTTCGTCTGCTCATCTCGCCGAAGGCGGCTCTCCCGGTATGTCCGAAGTTGAGTATGGCCTTATTCTTGCATCGCATGCTTTCTCGCGCTGGATGGTTCGCTGCATGGCAGCCGCTGGTTTGCCGGGACTTTCTCCCATAGAAGTACTGATCCTGCATTCGATCCGCCACCGCGGGCGGGAGAAGAAGCTCGCGGATATATGCCTCGTGCTGGATATAGAAGACACGCACATCGCAACTTACGCTATCCGCAAGCTGGAAAAAGCCGGACTGCTGACAACCGGCAAGGCTTCCAAGGAAAAGACGGTCAAAATTACGGAGAAGGGCGCGGAGGCTTGCGCCCGCTATGCGCAAATCCGCGAACGTCTTCTGGTTGATTCCACAGCCAATGCGCGTCCATCTGAAGAGACCTTATCTGAAGTGGCGGCATTGCTGCGTTTCATGTCCGGTGCATTCAATCAGGCCACACGGTCTGCCATCACGTTATAA
- a CDS encoding ABC transporter ATP-binding protein: protein MNGNELNLSVSKPLLTVEGLSVEFGSSRVVDDLSFSVAPGRTLAVVGESGSGKSITSLSIMRLADMSGAKFPSGRILFNSPDGERDLLKADQKAMRGIRGKDIAMIFQEPMTSLNPVFTIGNQLSEVLMLHEGMSKAASLAEGKRLLEMVRLPDAEGLLRRYPHQLSGGMRQRVMIAMALACRPKLLIADEPTTALDVTIQAQILHIIKDLQKELEMAVIFITHDMGVVAEMADDVVVMWKGKKVEEGPVGRIFEAPQHPYTQTLLSAVPKLGSMTGEAFPKRMPVMMMRDGVPVLSGEERIQDTASYSDKPLLAVDDLYVRFPIKKNLFGKVTHVCNAVSKVSFDIYPGETLALVGESGSGKSTIGRTIQQLQSPLAGDIRFNGKAYSRMSSSERYAMRREVQYIFQDPFASLDPRKTVGFSIAEPIRTHGLLDNSKAINARVAELLERVGLGPEHATRYPHEFSGGQRQRICIARALASKPKLIIADEALSALDVSIQAQVINLFMDLQKEHGLAYLFISHDMAVVEKMSHRVAVLYLGQIMELGSRRQVFETPSHPYTQRLLSAVPVADPSVRTERAALEGEIPSTTRRIDDKPTIYNHREVASGHFVAESA, encoded by the coding sequence TTGAACGGAAACGAGTTGAACTTATCTGTTTCAAAACCTCTGCTGACGGTCGAGGGCCTCAGTGTAGAATTTGGCTCGAGCCGGGTAGTCGATGATTTGAGCTTTTCCGTCGCGCCCGGACGTACTTTGGCTGTCGTTGGTGAATCGGGTTCGGGCAAGTCGATTACGTCGCTTTCCATTATGCGGCTCGCAGATATGAGCGGTGCAAAATTTCCGTCCGGTCGCATTTTGTTCAATAGTCCGGATGGCGAGCGCGATCTGTTGAAGGCTGATCAGAAGGCTATGCGCGGCATTCGCGGCAAAGACATCGCGATGATTTTTCAGGAGCCGATGACATCGCTCAATCCGGTATTTACCATCGGAAATCAGCTTTCCGAAGTGCTTATGCTGCATGAGGGCATGTCTAAAGCTGCTTCTCTCGCAGAAGGTAAGCGCCTTTTGGAAATGGTGCGCCTGCCGGATGCGGAAGGGCTGCTCAGGCGTTATCCGCACCAGCTTTCCGGTGGGATGCGTCAGCGCGTGATGATTGCCATGGCGCTCGCATGTCGTCCAAAGCTTCTGATTGCCGACGAACCAACAACAGCGCTCGATGTCACCATTCAGGCTCAGATCCTGCATATTATTAAGGATTTGCAGAAAGAGCTTGAAATGGCAGTCATTTTCATCACGCATGACATGGGCGTGGTGGCAGAAATGGCTGATGATGTCGTCGTCATGTGGAAGGGAAAGAAGGTTGAAGAGGGCCCGGTTGGCCGTATCTTCGAAGCGCCGCAGCACCCTTACACGCAAACGCTTTTGTCTGCCGTGCCCAAGCTTGGCAGCATGACAGGCGAAGCATTCCCCAAGCGTATGCCGGTCATGATGATGCGCGATGGTGTGCCTGTTCTTTCCGGGGAGGAGCGCATTCAGGATACGGCGAGCTATAGCGACAAGCCGCTATTGGCTGTTGACGATCTTTATGTGCGATTCCCGATCAAGAAAAACCTTTTCGGTAAAGTCACCCATGTCTGCAACGCCGTATCGAAAGTGAGTTTCGATATATATCCCGGCGAAACGCTGGCGCTCGTTGGCGAGTCCGGTTCCGGCAAGTCAACAATTGGGCGCACAATCCAACAGCTTCAGTCGCCGCTGGCTGGCGATATTCGATTCAATGGCAAAGCCTACTCTCGGATGAGTTCTTCCGAGCGCTACGCAATGCGCCGTGAAGTTCAGTATATTTTTCAGGACCCGTTCGCATCGCTCGATCCGCGCAAGACTGTCGGATTTTCAATCGCTGAACCAATCCGCACTCATGGTCTTCTCGACAATAGCAAGGCCATTAATGCACGCGTGGCTGAGTTGCTTGAGCGTGTAGGTCTTGGACCGGAACACGCAACGCGTTATCCTCACGAGTTCTCAGGCGGTCAGCGACAGCGTATCTGCATTGCGCGCGCATTGGCTTCAAAACCCAAGCTGATTATTGCGGATGAGGCGCTGTCTGCCCTCGACGTCTCCATTCAGGCTCAGGTGATCAATCTGTTCATGGATCTGCAGAAGGAACATGGATTGGCCTATCTCTTTATCAGTCACGACATGGCTGTTGTTGAAAAGATGAGCCACCGCGTTGCTGTTCTGTATCTCGGTCAAATCATGGAGCTCGGTTCGCGCAGGCAGGTTTTTGAGACGCCGTCGCATCCTTATACGCAGCGTCTGTTGTCGGCTGTTCCTGTTGCCGATCCTTCGGTTCGGACTGAGCGCGCCGCATTGGAAGGTGAAATTCCGAGCACCACGCGTCGTATCGATGACAAGCCTACAATCTATAATCATCGCGAGGTTGCGTCAGGGCATTTTGTCGCCGAAAGCGCCTGA
- a CDS encoding ABC transporter substrate-binding protein: MIKKTLKAALLASALSAAVFASAPAFAAGKLTISSPQDPGSWDPIDTFLVNWASVATNIFDGLVYRGPDLKIVPGLATSWEELDEGKRIRFTLREGVKFHDGEPFNAEAVKFTFDRLLGEDGAKGPQRSNYIAIDKVEVIDDKTVDFHLKTPDPVLITKLAGYGAMIVPPKYITEKGDDYFNTHPVGTGPFKVVSYEPKVSIKLEAFADHWGGAPKLSEVEYRFITEPSTAVAELQAGRVDIVIPPTIPIGMIPTIEGDPKLELVTTSGPTVYALRFNTADGITKDERVRKALIMAVDRDAIIQSILAGQAEAIASFQGSLSFGFDPNMKPLSYDPEQAKKLLEEAGVQPGATVQIDVRGQDASFNEVAQAIASFLQMVGVNATIKPYDTNVLLNDIIPQGKTGAMFQQAWGGWTFDYDNTAYSMYHSGEKWNPYDKDEKLDKMLEAQRSVLDRGEREKLLQEIAQYAADRALEMPLYNLKAIFGVNKRVKNFVPVPDSRLRLTDVTVE, encoded by the coding sequence ATGATAAAGAAAACACTGAAAGCTGCTCTGCTGGCTTCCGCTCTGTCAGCGGCTGTGTTTGCATCTGCTCCGGCGTTTGCCGCCGGCAAGCTGACCATTTCATCGCCGCAGGACCCGGGCAGCTGGGACCCGATCGACACATTCCTCGTCAACTGGGCGTCGGTCGCCACCAATATTTTTGACGGTCTGGTTTATCGCGGTCCTGATTTGAAGATCGTTCCAGGCTTGGCGACTTCATGGGAAGAACTCGACGAAGGCAAGCGCATCCGCTTCACCTTACGCGAAGGCGTCAAGTTCCATGACGGCGAGCCGTTCAATGCGGAAGCCGTAAAATTCACCTTTGATCGTTTGCTTGGCGAAGATGGCGCGAAAGGTCCGCAGCGTTCCAACTATATCGCAATCGACAAGGTTGAAGTTATCGACGACAAGACTGTCGATTTCCACCTTAAAACCCCTGATCCGGTCCTGATCACCAAGCTCGCCGGTTATGGCGCGATGATCGTTCCGCCGAAATACATCACCGAAAAGGGTGACGATTATTTCAACACGCATCCGGTCGGAACTGGCCCGTTCAAGGTTGTTTCCTATGAACCGAAGGTCAGCATCAAGCTCGAAGCCTTTGCTGATCATTGGGGTGGCGCACCAAAGCTTTCAGAAGTCGAATACCGCTTCATCACTGAGCCTTCGACTGCTGTAGCCGAACTTCAGGCCGGTCGCGTTGACATTGTCATCCCACCGACAATTCCAATTGGCATGATCCCGACAATTGAAGGCGATCCGAAGTTGGAACTCGTAACGACCTCAGGGCCAACGGTTTACGCTCTGCGTTTCAACACCGCCGACGGTATCACCAAAGATGAACGTGTCCGCAAGGCCCTCATCATGGCCGTGGATCGTGATGCGATCATTCAGTCGATCCTTGCTGGACAGGCGGAAGCTATCGCAAGCTTCCAGGGTTCGCTCTCGTTTGGTTTCGATCCGAACATGAAGCCACTATCTTACGATCCTGAACAGGCTAAGAAGCTGCTCGAAGAAGCCGGCGTGCAGCCGGGTGCAACGGTGCAGATCGACGTGCGTGGTCAGGATGCGAGCTTTAATGAAGTTGCACAGGCCATCGCAAGCTTCCTGCAGATGGTTGGCGTTAATGCAACCATAAAGCCTTATGACACCAACGTTCTGCTCAACGACATCATCCCGCAGGGCAAGACCGGCGCAATGTTCCAGCAGGCCTGGGGCGGCTGGACCTTCGATTACGATAACACTGCTTACTCAATGTATCATTCGGGCGAAAAGTGGAACCCGTACGACAAGGACGAAAAGCTCGACAAGATGCTCGAAGCACAGCGTTCTGTTCTCGACCGCGGCGAGCGTGAAAAGCTGCTTCAGGAAATCGCGCAATATGCAGCCGATCGGGCTCTCGAAATGCCGCTTTACAACCTGAAGGCAATCTTCGGCGTCAACAAGCGTGTGAAGAACTTCGTTCCGGTTCCTGACAGCCGTCTGCGTCTGACCGACGTAACCGTTGAGTAG
- a CDS encoding ABC transporter permease, whose translation MAGFLIKRILQALFVLIAMTLLVAFAIRLTGDPALMLTQGAGSITEADLVRIREGLGLNQPFLVQYWQFLKGLFTLDLGRSFLGGTQVSVLVGSALPATLMLAFASLFVSIVISVPLGIKAAVSRGKWADQLIRICSLVGLSFPNFWLATMLVLLFGIYLQWLPPSGMSGIASFVMPALTMGIILTATNVRLVRTSMLETLQSQYIMVARAKGLSENKVLYKHALRNCAIPLITYIGLQFGGLLGGIVVVERVFNWPGMGTLAFEAVASRDYPVLQATIAILSMLIIGVNLLVDIAYGLVDPRIRTE comes from the coding sequence GTGGCCGGATTTCTCATAAAACGAATTTTGCAGGCGTTATTCGTGTTGATCGCGATGACGCTGCTCGTCGCATTTGCGATCCGCCTCACGGGCGATCCGGCACTGATGCTGACGCAAGGTGCGGGTAGTATTACTGAAGCCGATCTTGTGCGTATCCGTGAAGGGCTGGGTTTGAACCAGCCGTTCCTCGTGCAGTATTGGCAGTTCCTCAAAGGACTGTTCACACTTGATCTCGGGCGGAGCTTTCTTGGCGGTACTCAAGTCTCGGTTCTTGTTGGAAGCGCGCTGCCTGCAACATTGATGCTGGCCTTCGCGTCTTTGTTCGTTTCTATTGTGATCTCGGTACCGCTTGGCATTAAGGCCGCTGTATCGCGCGGCAAATGGGCCGATCAGCTCATTCGTATATGTTCGCTCGTTGGCCTGTCTTTTCCGAACTTCTGGCTTGCCACCATGCTGGTGCTGTTGTTTGGTATCTATCTGCAATGGCTGCCACCGAGTGGCATGAGCGGTATTGCAAGCTTTGTGATGCCAGCGTTGACCATGGGCATCATTCTGACGGCAACCAATGTTCGTCTGGTGCGGACATCAATGCTCGAAACCCTACAGTCGCAATATATCATGGTCGCCCGTGCTAAAGGCTTGAGCGAGAACAAGGTACTCTACAAGCACGCATTGCGTAACTGCGCCATTCCGCTCATTACCTATATCGGTCTTCAGTTTGGTGGACTTTTGGGCGGCATCGTTGTGGTTGAACGCGTGTTCAACTGGCCCGGCATGGGTACGCTTGCCTTTGAAGCTGTTGCCAGCCGCGATTATCCGGTTTTGCAGGCCACAATCGCAATTCTGTCGATGCTGATTATCGGCGTTAATCTTCTGGTGGACATCGCCTACGGCCTTGTCGATCCGCGCATTCGTACGGAGTAG
- a CDS encoding ABC transporter permease — MATKTSSLVYSRFASLEFVVGFALTGVICLAVIFSGYLFPAGANKIDLMARLMPPFVNPAHIFGADPLGRDVLARVVIGGKISLFVGFVSVIGSVIIGTIMGLVAGYYRGFWDMALMRFVDVQLAMPFILLAITFMAILGGGLLNTIILLIVSQCVQYARLVRGSVLSLREREFILSARAIGVKDWRIIFQHLLPNLLGPVIVLMTLNVANNILLESSLTFLGFGIDSTIPSWGGMLADGRTYLQTAWWVSLFPGLAILFTVLGLNLLGDWLRDSLDPTGRTSR; from the coding sequence ATGGCGACCAAAACATCGAGCCTCGTGTACTCGCGCTTTGCAAGCCTGGAGTTCGTGGTTGGCTTTGCGCTCACCGGCGTAATCTGTCTTGCAGTAATTTTCTCAGGCTATTTGTTTCCAGCCGGTGCCAACAAGATTGATCTCATGGCGCGTCTCATGCCGCCATTCGTCAATCCAGCACATATTTTCGGCGCCGATCCGCTTGGGCGGGATGTGCTTGCGCGCGTAGTCATCGGCGGCAAGATTTCGCTGTTCGTTGGCTTTGTCTCGGTGATCGGTTCAGTAATCATTGGCACCATCATGGGGCTTGTTGCGGGTTATTATCGCGGTTTCTGGGACATGGCGCTCATGCGCTTTGTCGATGTGCAGCTCGCAATGCCGTTCATCCTGCTTGCGATTACCTTCATGGCCATTCTTGGTGGCGGACTGCTCAACACGATCATTCTGCTGATCGTCTCGCAATGCGTGCAATATGCACGATTGGTGCGTGGTTCCGTGCTGTCGCTGCGCGAACGTGAGTTCATCCTGTCGGCTCGTGCGATTGGCGTGAAGGACTGGCGCATCATTTTCCAGCATCTTCTGCCTAACTTGCTGGGTCCTGTCATCGTTTTGATGACGCTGAATGTCGCCAACAATATCCTGCTTGAATCCAGCCTGACCTTCCTGGGCTTCGGCATTGATTCAACCATTCCCAGCTGGGGTGGAATGCTGGCCGACGGCCGTACTTATCTGCAGACTGCGTGGTGGGTAAGCCTTTTCCCGGGCCTTGCCATTCTTTTCACCGTGCTCGGTCTTAACCTTCTGGGTGACTGGCTGCGTGATAGCCTCGATCCAACTGGCAGGACTTCGCGATGA